CTTTTTGATGATCATTCATCTTAATGACCTGTTCCCAGTAATCAGCTACCTCGGTTAATCCATAGGATCTGGAGATATAGACTAGATTTAAAATATCCTTTTGAAAGCAAGAGCCTCCAAAACCTACAGAAGCTTTTAAAAACCTCCCTCCTATTCGGCTATCCGCTCCGATGGCACGGGATAATTCATCGATATCTGCCTCTGTAGCCTCACAAAGTTCAGAAAGTGCATTAATGGAAGACACTCTCTGAGCTAAGTAGGCATTTGCCGTGAGTTTGGAAAGTTCGGAAGACCATACATTGGTAGTGAGGATTTTTTCTCTAGGAATCCAATTCGCATACACGTCCACCAGTGCCTCTATGGCCTCCTTACCTTCAGGGGTACTCTCCCCGCCAATCAGGATTCTATCTGCATGGTGCAGATCCTCTATAGCCGTTCCTTCAGCGAGAAATTCAGGATTTGAAAGAATCTGGAACTTAACACCACCTCCTGTATTTGAGAGGATGTCATTTACAGCTTCCGCCGTACGTACAGGAAGTGTTGATTTCTCAACCACGATTTTATCCGTATCAGAAGCTGCAGCGATTTGTCGGGCACAGAGTTCTATCCATTTCAGGTCTGCAGCCTGCCCCTTACCCTCTCCATAGGTCTTGGTAGGTGTATTGACGGAGATAAAGATCATCTCAGCTTCATGAATTGCCTGATCGACAGCGGTGGAGAAAAACAGGTTTCTCCCTCGGGCTTCGGCCACGACCTGATCCAGGCCCGGTTCATATACCGGTAGATTGTCCAGGTTTTCATCATTCCAGGCATCTATTCTGGCCTGGTTTATATCCACTACAGTCACTTTGATTTCTGGACATTTCTGGGCTATTACAGCCATAGTTGGCCCCCCCACATAGCCTGCTCCTATACAGCAGATTTTTGTGATTTTCATATAAACTAAATTGCAATTCCCCAATATAAAAACCTAAGTTCATCTAACCCTTCATTGTGAAGAGAATGAAGTACACCTGCAGGGATTTCTACTAATAATCCATTGTAAATTTTAATATTCTCACCTCCAACACGGTATGTACCTTCACCCTTTAGAAAGTAAAAATACTCAAACATTGTAGGATGCTTATGTTCTTCGCAGGATTCACCAGGTTGAAAAACACCCAATGCAATTTGAGTCAATGAATTATTTAGCTCATCATTATTTTTAAAGACTAGCTTTTTCCCAAAGCCATGAGCATTGTTTACAGATGTTAACCTCTGTAAATCTACGCTATAATTAGACATTTTCAGAGACTTTGATCTGGTCTAATATCCAATTATATGTTTTCTCAACACCATTTCTTAAAGGAATTGAAGGTGCCCATCCCAATTTTTCTTTGATTAGTTTATTATCGGAATTTCTTCCCTTTACACCAGTAGGCCCCTCGATATTTCTTATCGATAGGTTTTTACCAGATATATCAATAACCAGCTTAGTAAAGTTTTGAATGGAAATCATCTCTTCCGATCCAATATTCACTGGTCCAGCAAATTCAGAATTCATTAATCTTCTAATACCATCAACGCATTCATCTACAATCAAAAATGACCTGGTCTGGGTTCCGTCACCCCATACTTCTATAACATCCCCATTCTGAGCCATTGCTACTTTTCTACAAATTGCAGCAGGCGCTTTTTCTCTACCTCCATTCCAGGTTCCTTGCGGACCGAATATATTGTGAAACCTACCTATTTTAGAATCAAAACCATGGTTTCTATTGTAGGTTAAATACAATCGCTCACTAAATAGTTTTTCCCATCCATATTCACTATCTGGAGCGGCTGGATATGCACTATCCTCAGAACATTTAGGATTGTCTGGATCCATTTGATTATATTCTGGATACATACAAGCAGAAGAAGAGTAGAATACTTTTTTAATACCCTTATTCTTCATTTCTTCTAAAACATTCAAATTACATAAAGCACTATTGTGCATGATATCCGCATCATTATCACCTGTAAATACAAAACCTGCGCCCCCCATATCAGCTGCAAGTTGATAGATTTCATCCAAATCAGAAGTAATGACCTGCTTTACCACGTTTACATCCCGTAAATCTCCTACAACAAATTCATCTGAATTTGTATTACCATACTCATTCTCTTTGATATCTACCCCACGAACCCAATAACCTTCGCTTTTCAACCTGTTTACCAAATGTCCTCCTATAAAACCTCCTGCTCCACAAACTAATGCTTTTTTCATAATCATTTATTTAATTTAAGTTTATAATTTATTAAATCTTTTACTCCGTAAAATGCAAATTTTGGTACGATGCTCACATACCTTTTGTAAAGTCTTTTTGGTTCCACACTTAATCTAAATAACCACTCTAATCCCGACTTTTGCATCCATTTAGGGGCTTGCTTTACATTACCAATATGAAAATCGAATGCAGCACCAACTGTAATTAAAAAATCCACTTGCGTAAATTGCGAAAGATATTTGGCAAACTTCTCCTGCTTTGGACTGCTAATCCCAACCCAGACAATATTTGCACCCGAAGAGTTTATTAGATCGGAAATAGACTCATAATCATAATCTTTGACATCCATAAATGGAGGACAAAACGTCCCTACTACATTATTATTTTCAAACTTCACACTACATGCCTGCTTTAATTTATCAGCTACCCCTTCCATGCCTCCGCAAAAAAAATGTTTAATAGTTGTCTTACATGATTTCACCATCATGGCTTCAAAAAAGTCCGGCCCATAGCACCTATCCATAGCCTTTGCTCCTTTAGCCCTTCCTACCCATACTCCAGGCATACCGTCAGGCAAATTGATATAAAACTCATTTAAAACCTTTTTGAAATCCGCATCTTCTTTTGCTTCTATTATGCCATGTGCACCTGTTGCACTGATGCACCTGTTTGTCCCACTACTCTCCCCGTGTATAATCTCTGACAAAACAAGATCAACAGCAGTATCAAATCCATCTTTAAAAAGTGGTATATCTACCACAGTAATAGCTCTATTTATCATGACTGGTCCATTGCTAGTTTAAAGGCACTTATGTGAATCCTGGCGCACTCAGACACATCGTATTTTTCTATGGCTTCACACTTATTTAATTCTCCTATCCTCTCTATATCATTTGGGTTCAAACTATGATGTATAAGATAATCCACAGCCTTATCCAAATCGTCTAATTGATATAGACAGCCATTCACCTTATCTTTTACCACCTCAGAAATTGCACCAACATCAGAAGTCACTATAGGCAATGAAGAAGCCATTGATTCTAGGATGACCGTGGGTACTCCTTCAGCTTTGGAAGTCAATAAAAACACATCAAATGCAGATAAATAATCTGATATCTCAAATTCAGGTTCAGAAACAGTGAGGAAGCCTTCTCTATCTAAGCCTTTAGCTTTTATCCGTTCAATTACATTACTTTTGTAGTAAGGCCTTTGCGATTCTGTCCTATTTCCAATAACCCTGAAAAAAACACCCTCTTTACCAGCTTTTTGCTTAAATCTATCGCATATTTCGACCAAATTTTCATGGGCCTTTTGCCTGTTTTGATTCCCTATAGTACCGATAAGAAAAGCATCATGCGGAACATTCAAATACTCTCGCACAATTTTCTTTTTGTCATCATTGAATTCAAAAGAATTACAATCCACAGGTGGGTAGAATGGTACCAATTTGTTGAAGTTCGCTATATCCCCATGTTCTTTAGCTATTCCCAATCCGGTAGTCATAATAACATTAGAACGATCTTTTACAACTGGTGATAGGAGATTCCTCAACCATTTGGGGGCGAAATTACTAAGTAACTGCCATACCACAGGGACATTGCTACGATTTGCAGCTATAGCCCCTTGAATATTAAATAATCCACATAACTGAACCAAATCAATCTTATAATCCACAATTACCTGTTGTATAAACTGTATATCAGAAAAAAAATTAGCCAGGTATCGAAAATGAGTTACTGGATTAAATGATTTCCTAGGTCTATGAAGATCTCGATTAATGACTTGAATCCCCTTCTCTTTCAACCGTTTTGTGCCAGTACCATTTTCATCAGGGGTTAATACAATGTATTCATATCCCTTATTTTTAAGAATATCATTTAACCTAAAAATTTGATTGTGAGGTCCCCCAAAAGTCGGAGTCAGAATTATAGCTAGAATATATTTCATTAATTGGTTTGTCTTATTAAATCTTCCAATAAGTGGATATTTTCTAGTGATTTTTTCACCATTACTTCAGGATTTACTGCCGCTATAAACCTCTGATCTCCAATAGATAATTCGTAAATGCTATTTTTGATCTTATCTGTTCTTAAGATTCTGTGGCTTAAGGGTACACATGCGTCGTGGTCAAGCTTCACATCAAATGCCAAATCCTCAAGCTTCCTATGATAAGCCAAAAACAGTAAAGGCAAAGATGAAATATAGCCCAACATCGCTGAATGATACCTAGAGGCTATGAAACCACCTTTGCATTCTGCTATTTCATTTAAAGTCACTATAGGATTGTAATTAAATTCAGACAATAACACCCTGCTCTCTCCGAATATTTCAACAAGTCTTTCAAATAGGAAATTAGAAATTTTTACATCAGATTCCCTATCCCCACCTCTGATAATAAATATTTTAACCTTAAGGTCTTTATTTGCCTTCATCGCTTTATCAATTCCATAAAAGACCTGGTCCTGATAGAGTTGATTTAGATCTTCCCCATCCTCATTATAATAATGCAAGGGAGTTAAAGAAACTCCTATTAAGTTTGGGTCAGTTTCAGTTCGGGTTAAGGGCAATAATGCAGCCAAATCAAAACTCAATGAAGTTTTACCTGATACCATTCCCAAACTTTCAATTTCTTCATAGGATGCTCTATCTCTTACAGTAGTGAGATTAGATAATCTAATTGCAGCTTGTGTCAGTACTTTTGTAAAACCAAATTTATATGGTCCCAATCCATTAGCAATCAAACATACTTTTTTGCCGGAAAATTTTGCCAAGGTGAAAATACCCAAGTAACGAGAAAGGTATCGTACATGTCGAAGATACCTAGAAAACACATAATCATCATGGAAATGAGTACCACCGCATAAAATAACAAAATCCGAATTTTTAAGGGATGCCAAAATCTGATTAACCCCAGGCTTAACAATAGTAATGGGGAAATCAAAAAAATAGTCTTCGCTCCTACCTTTGGTAACTAGATGGATTTTAAAATCTGAATCCACATTAAGCTGAGTAAGCAATCCATATAACATCGCCTCATCTCCAGTATTGTGCCCGCCGAAATGACCAAGAATTAAAATATTCATTTACAAGTAATAATTAACTAATTCCATAAACCCTATCAATCTCCTTAAATAAAAAAATAAAAAAAATAAAATACAAAGGAGTTGCTAATCCCCCAATAATAAGACCAGTTAAACTAGATAAAAAAATAAAAATAATTAAATAGTATAAATAAGAATAACCAAAAATATTTTTATGTTTAATTGCTATTGAAAAACTATATATTAAAAAAAGAGAAAACAACAAAGTCCCAATTATTCCAGTTTCATAAAGTTGCATAAGCCACAAATTATGGGCGTGAGTTGGAGTCCAAGAAAAAACAGGGATAGGACCAGTTTTAAATAATCCAAAGCCATGACCAATTAATAAATTAGAAGCTATTTCTGGCATTAATAATTCCCATAATTTAGTTCGTCCAGTTAATTCAGTAACATCAGCTGAATCTCGGGAGTATATATTTGTGAAATTATCTAACAAATCGAAATATATAAATGAAATAAAAAATATTATTGAAAATAATATCAAAAAAATTTTATTTACATTTCTAAAATAATCAATCAAAAAAATCAAAATCACAAACGTTGTATTTGCCCTTGTTTTAGTTAATAACAACAAAACAAATAAAATTATAAATTTAAGATAATCAAAAAATTCTAATTTCCTTTTATATCTATCTACAACTAAAATAATTAATCCTGTCGCCAAAATCAATGAAAATCTTTGAGAATGATTAAAGAGACCTTTGAATCTAAAAAATTCTTCATGATTGAGTGCAAATGCAGGGGAAACAAAAAATAATATGACACCGAGAAAAGAAACAATAAAAACAGAATAACTAACTGATTTCACTATGGTAGAATATTCAAAGTTTTTATAAAAAAATAACGAAAATAAAAAACAAGAATATATTCCAACAATAGAATTGATTTTTCCTTCATAAGGAATTGATAAAATCATATTAAAAAATAAATAGAACAAGTAAGCAAGTAAAAATTTATATGCTAGACTATTCAATTTAGGGATTTTGAAATTTTTAGCAAAAAATACAAATGACAATAACAAGAGACACGCAAGTACTGCTGGTCTTATTGCATCTGAATTAGTCATAAAATCAAAATCGATTTCAGTTGAGAAAATCAATAAGAAACATAAAATTCCAATAAAAAGATTTCTCATCTATTTATAAAAATCTTATACAAACGATTAATACTATATTTGAAAAAATTAAAATTCATAAAATAACTTATTAAATAATAATAATAATATCTAATCCCATATGAATTATTTAAAAAAACTTCAATATCTCTCAATTGATTCTTAGCAGATAAAACATTAAACATATAAAATAAATGTTTTTGAACCAAAGGATGACGCGAGTTTATATATTGATGGACTCCAATTTCATTTGCATATGATATAATTTCATTTTGTTTAACTAATCCTAAAGTATTTAATTCTTTAGCAAGAATAGAATATTTTCTTTGTAGAATTATCTTACTCGGAGAATAAGATGCACCAGTGAAGTTTATGATTCGCTCATATAAAATTTCTTTAACACAACCAAATTCACCCTCTTTAGACATTCTTAACCATAAATCTAAATCTTGAGAGAACTTAAAAATATCCCTATATCCACCTACTTTGTGATATACGCTTTTTCTATACATAACTTCGCCATGAGAAAAAGGGTTTGACTTATAAAAACAATTAAAATCAAAAGGACCATCTCTTTTAACTTTTTTATAAACATCATTTGCAAAATCCACATTTGCATAGTAGCATCCCACTCCAACTAAAGTCGGATTGGCATTAAGAAATCCAACTTGCTTACTTACTCTATTGGGCAAAGAAATATCTCCAGAACCATGAACAGCTATAAATTCGCCTGAGGAGCAATTAATCGCATTAATCATCCCTTTAACAAATCCCAAATTCCTTTCATGTTTTATAAGATGGACCTTAAAGTTATCACCACAAATCTCACCAATCTTTTCAAAGGTTCTGTCAGTGGAACAGTCATCAAAAATTATTATTTCCAAGTTTTCATAATCTTGGTTTAAAAGGGACTTGATCGAATCCTCAACATAATCCTCCCTATTATAGAATCCCGTAACTATCGATACTTTTGGTAACATTTCTTTCATTTTAAAAATCTATCTTCTTAAAATTAAAATCACTTTTTGAAAACCGTAAAATTGAATAGACAGAAAGCCTAACCTCTTTAGCATAAAAGTATAGAAATAATAAAGCGGAAATCGAATAGCTAATGGTAGAGGCTATTGAAGCGCCAGATGCTCCTCTACTAGGGATCAAAATATAGTTCAAAATGATATTCAAAAACAAAGCGGGAATCATTGCTTTCATTGATATCCAAGGCTTTCCCTTTCCTGCCAAATCCATATTTAAGACTTTAAATATGGTCAAAAGAAGTACACCTGGAAGTAAGATTTTCTGTACCAAACCACTTTCAATAAATTCTTCCCCAAACAAAATCCGGATGATTTCATCAGATAACACAAAGAGAGCTATAGATGCTATTCCAATAAATATTATTGAAAGCCGCAAAAGCTGAGCAACTTTTAATGAAAAATCTCTTCCATTTTTAGCATTTGCGCTTCTTGCAAAAATTATAGTACTTAACAACATCGGAATTTGCCAAAGGTATTCCATTAATTGGGAACCTTTGGAATAGATACCTAATTCATAAGGACTTGACATTCTATCCAGCAAAATAATATCTATTTTATAGTTTAAATTAATGATTAATAAGGCTATGGCATAAACTGATCCCAGGGATAACAGTGATTTGATAATTCCCCAATCAAACTGAAGAGAAAAAAATTCTATAAAATCATTTTTAAAAAGAAGAAACATTGCCATCAAAAAAGGTCCAGTTAATGTAGCGATTAGAGCTCCTTCAATTTTCATTTCAAAAAGAATGATAAATAAAACAGTAGTGAATAGAACTACAAAAGGAGGAAGCCAATTGATACGGTTATAAATTGAAATTTCGTTTTTCCCTAAAAAAATACCCGAATTGTAGGTGATAAAAAGAGAAAAAGGAATAGGCAAAATAGCTAAGAAAACTACCAAATCAGAAGCGTTTGTATTACCCAAATATCTGATTAGAAAATAACACGAAAGAACAGAAAGAATGGAAGAAAAAACGCATAAATGAATTAACGCTCGTTTGATTCCATCTATGCTGAAATTACCTCTTCCGACGTGATAGGTAGTAGCCTGACTAACTCCTAACGAGCCTATCGTCATAAATAATGTTGGATAAACAGTCAAGGCAGCAAGTGTACCATTTAAATCTGGACCGAGCCACCGGGCAATAATGATACTTTTCATTAATCCAAAAGCAATAACCCCTCCTTTGCTCAAGCCAACGCTTGATAAATCCCTTAGAAATTTGGACATGATGCTATATAATCCGCTGTTCTATTTCTAGATCTACTCCAAAATGGTCAAATACTCTTTTTTTAATATAATTTGCTAAATCGACTATATCCTTTCCACTTGCCTTTTCAAAATTGACTATAAACCCAGCATGCTTTTCAGAAACTTTGGCTCCACCAATTGAATAACCTTTTAGTCCAAGCCCCTCGATCATGGGTCCTACAAAATGGCCTTTTGGTCTTTTAAAGACGCTACCAGCATTTGGGTACTCTTTAGGTTGCTTTAACCATCTAGCGGTTTTTATATCATTCATTTTAGCTTTTATGGTTTCTGGATTCCCTTTCTTTAAAGACAACCAAGCTTTTAATACAATTTTATCCTTATTTCTTTGAAAAAAACTGTTTCTATATTCGAACCCAATATCTTCTTTATAAATTTCTTTAATCTGGTAATCATGAAGATCCAAATATCTTACTTTAATCAAAATTCCTTTAATATCTTCTCCACCTGCGCCAGCATTCATGACAACAGCTCCTCCCAAGGAACTGGGGATATCAAAAAAAATCTCCAATCCAGATAATTGATTTTGAAGAGCCAATTCACTGAGTGATTTGAGGTCTAATCCCGCCTCAGCTTCCACAACCCCATCATTTTGAAAAGACACAAATGAAAACGACTCTCCGATTATAATAAAATCATTCTCGTAATATGACTTCGACAATATCACATTGTAGCCCCCTCCTAGAATCACCTTTTCATGCACAGAAGGGAAATCCTGATAAATGGCAACAAAATCCTTTTCTGTCTGAGGAAAAAACGCTCTTTTACACCTAGAATAAACATTATAACTATTGTAATTGGTGAGATCAAAATCTTCCAGTACTTTCATTCTCTAGTTTCTACAATTAATTGATCTATTCAATTCTAAGGGTTACTCCTAAGGATTTCAATTTTTCCTCCAGCTTATTGTATCCTCTAAGAGCCATTTCCACATTTTCTACGGTAGTTTCTCCCTCTGCCAACAAACCTGCCATCACCAAGGCCATACTTCCGCGAAGATCAGTTGATTTCACATGTGCTCCTACAGGTTTTTTGTTCTTCTTTCCATAGGTAGTAATTGCTCCTTTTTCCCATTTCAATCCTTTTGAATACATTTTTTCAAGTTCTTCACAATATTTGACCCTCTCTGGATATCGGTAATCGAAAACCCTACTGATGCCATCTGCATGTAAACCTAAAAGGGTGTAAAAAGGCTGCATATCAGAAATGATACCAGGGTGAGTACCAGTAGCCAATTCAAAAGGTTGAATTACTCCGTTTGACAAACATTCGGGGGAAACACGAACACTTTTGCTATTATGATAGTAGTCTATTCCTGCTTCTTTTAAATGAATTAAAGGGATATCCATCGCTGAAAATGGAACATCTTCCACAAGTATATCTCCTCCTGTCAAAATACCTAATACGATCCAAGTTAGAGCTTCTATCCTATCTGGCATTACTTCAAAAATAGATCCTTGAAGGTGTTTTCTTCCGGTCACCTTCACAAAACTATTTCCTACCACTTCGATTTTGGCTCCAAGTCCTTTTAGAAAATCTATTAGACATTCTATCTCTGGCGATATGTATGCATTTTTTATTGTGGTCACCCCTTCAGCTATAGAAGCACAAATTAAAGCTGACTCTGTACCTCCAATTGTAGAAATTGGAAAATCTATCTCAGCAGGATGAAAGCCGTCTTGGGTAGTTACTTGAATATAATCATCCAGTTCTTCCACCTTTGCTCCCATTTTTTCCCAGACCATGATATGTAAATCATAACCACGGTTACCAATTTTACACCCACCTGGATAAGGAATTCTGGCCTGTCCAGCTTTCTTAATTAATCCCGGTACCAATAGGTAAGTCGTTCTTATCGGAAAGTTATAATCCTCCAAAATTCTATTTTCCAAGGAAGAAGGATCTATCCGTACACTTTCTTTTGTTGAATCGACATCGACCCCCCCCCCACTTTTCCGGATAAAATCAAATTTGTAATTGGCATCTACCAATTCTGTTGGAAAATTATATAGGGTTACCTGATCATCGGAAATTAAGCTTGCAGCCAAAAGTCGAGTAGCAGCGTTCTTAGCCCCGCTAACTCGAACCTTTCCATTTGGGACTTGTCCTCCTGTAATTTTTGCTATTATATTTGATTTCATATAAAATTAAAATTCAGTGGTTTAAAATATATGTTTTAAACTTTATAAAACTTTATTTAGCTATTTTTTGAAAATTTTCTATACTCCGATTTAAACCGGTTAGTTTATTATTTGTAAGACTTAATATTAAAAAAGTAGTTTTTGAAAATGAGAAATTGTTGCTTGTAACCCTTCTGTAAGATTAATTTTTGGTTTCCAATTCAATTCTTTATTTGCCATTTCTATAACAGGTTGCCTTTGCATTGGGTCATCTTGAGGCAACGGAAAAAAAATCAATTTACTTTTACTATTAGTTAATTCTATAATCTGTTTAGCTAACTCCAACATAGTAAACTCTCCTGGATTCCCAATATTAACAGGGCCTGTGAATCCATCTCTGGAATTCATCAATTTGTACATTCCTTCTATATTATCTTCCACATAGCAAAAACTCCTAGTTTGTGAACCATCACCGAAAATAGTAATATCTTCCCCTTTTAAAGCCTGTACAATAAAATTACTTACGACACGCCCGTCATCTGGATTCATTCTTGGTCCATAGGTATTGAAAATCCTCATGACTTTGATATCAAGGCCATGTTGTCTGTGATAATCAAAAAATAAAGTTTCAGCACATCTTTTACCCTCATCATAGCAAGCACGAATACCAGTAGTACTAACTGACCCTTTATAGGATTCAGGTTGGGGATGAATCTCAGGATCTCCATACACCTCTGATGTACTTGCCTGCAAAATTTTAATTTTAAGTCGTTTTGCTAAGCCTAACATATTGATAGCACCAATTACAGAAGTTTTTGTCGTTTGAACGGGATCAAACTGGTAGTGAACTGGGCTAGCAGGACAGGCAAGATTATAGATCTCATCCACCTCTACATACAATGGAAAGGTGATATCGTGACGCATAAACTCAAAATTCTTGTTTTCCATCAAATGATGGATATTGGATTTACTACCTGTATAAAGATTATCGACACAAAGTACTTCATTACCTTCTTTTATTAATTTATCACAGAGATGGGAGCCGAGAAAGCCAGCGCCGCCTGTTACTAATATTCTTTTCATTAATTAAATGAGTTAATTATTCTATTGTTATTGAAAAAATTATTCTCCATGTCGATACATCTCATATCCCTTTTCAGCTAATTGCATATCCATATGAGTCAATTTAATATCAGATATCATCATATCTTCAACCAACCCAGCCAAATCGTATTCTGGCTCCCACCCCAATTGAGTTTGGGCTTTGGTGGGGTCACCTAAGAGTAGGTCTACTTCGGTGGGGCGGAAGTAAGTTGGGTCCACTTTTATGAAAGTGTCCCCAATGTTAAATGTTAAATTATTAAAGGTTAACCCGTTAACACTTAACTCTGGACCATTAACATTCAACTTTTGTCCAGTAGCATCAAAATATCTCTCCTCATCGACTGATTCCAAGATCCCGACCTCATTCACTCCTTCTCCCTCCCAGCGAATTTTGAATCCTACATGCTCAAATGACATCTGGACAAAATCACGAACTTTGGTGGTTTTGCCGGTTGCAATCACAAAATCCTCAGGTTTTTCCTGCTGCAAGATTAGCCACATGGCTTTTACGTAGTCTTTGGCATGTCCCCAGTCACGAAGTGCTTCCAGGTTACCCAAGTATAGGCAATCCTGCATTCCCAGAGCTATAGCAGCTGTAGCCATAGTGATTTTGCGGGTCACAAAGGTCTCTCCTCTTCTTGGTGATTCGTGGTTAAACAAAATCCCATTGCATGCGAACATATTATATGCCTCTCGATAGTTCTTGGT
This genomic window from Algoriphagus sp. TR-M9 contains:
- a CDS encoding UDP-glucose 6-dehydrogenase; amino-acid sequence: MKITKICCIGAGYVGGPTMAVIAQKCPEIKVTVVDINQARIDAWNDENLDNLPVYEPGLDQVVAEARGRNLFFSTAVDQAIHEAEMIFISVNTPTKTYGEGKGQAADLKWIELCARQIAAASDTDKIVVEKSTLPVRTAEAVNDILSNTGGGVKFQILSNPEFLAEGTAIEDLHHADRILIGGESTPEGKEAIEALVDVYANWIPREKILTTNVWSSELSKLTANAYLAQRVSSINALSELCEATEADIDELSRAIGADSRIGGRFLKASVGFGGSCFQKDILNLVYISRSYGLTEVADYWEQVIKMNDHQKGRFAKKIIKSLYNTVSGKKIAFLGWAFKKDTNDTRESAAIYVADHLLSENAYIHVYDPKVKARQMYADLDYLTTRKPEANKELLKVESDPYKACKDAHAVAVLTEWDEFKEYDWQKIYDSMLKPAQVFDGRNVLDHEQLREIGFRVYAIGKP
- a CDS encoding cupin domain-containing protein, yielding MSNYSVDLQRLTSVNNAHGFGKKLVFKNNDELNNSLTQIALGVFQPGESCEEHKHPTMFEYFYFLKGEGTYRVGGENIKIYNGLLVEIPAGVLHSLHNEGLDELRFLYWGIAI
- a CDS encoding NAD-dependent epimerase/dehydratase family protein; this translates as MKKALVCGAGGFIGGHLVNRLKSEGYWVRGVDIKENEYGNTNSDEFVVGDLRDVNVVKQVITSDLDEIYQLAADMGGAGFVFTGDNDADIMHNSALCNLNVLEEMKNKGIKKVFYSSSACMYPEYNQMDPDNPKCSEDSAYPAAPDSEYGWEKLFSERLYLTYNRNHGFDSKIGRFHNIFGPQGTWNGGREKAPAAICRKVAMAQNGDVIEVWGDGTQTRSFLIVDECVDGIRRLMNSEFAGPVNIGSEEMISIQNFTKLVIDISGKNLSIRNIEGPTGVKGRNSDNKLIKEKLGWAPSIPLRNGVEKTYNWILDQIKVSENV
- a CDS encoding WecB/TagA/CpsF family glycosyltransferase; this translates as MINRAITVVDIPLFKDGFDTAVDLVLSEIIHGESSGTNRCISATGAHGIIEAKEDADFKKVLNEFYINLPDGMPGVWVGRAKGAKAMDRCYGPDFFEAMMVKSCKTTIKHFFCGGMEGVADKLKQACSVKFENNNVVGTFCPPFMDVKDYDYESISDLINSSGANIVWVGISSPKQEKFAKYLSQFTQVDFLITVGAAFDFHIGNVKQAPKWMQKSGLEWLFRLSVEPKRLYKRYVSIVPKFAFYGVKDLINYKLKLNK
- a CDS encoding glycosyltransferase family 4 protein → MKYILAIILTPTFGGPHNQIFRLNDILKNKGYEYIVLTPDENGTGTKRLKEKGIQVINRDLHRPRKSFNPVTHFRYLANFFSDIQFIQQVIVDYKIDLVQLCGLFNIQGAIAANRSNVPVVWQLLSNFAPKWLRNLLSPVVKDRSNVIMTTGLGIAKEHGDIANFNKLVPFYPPVDCNSFEFNDDKKKIVREYLNVPHDAFLIGTIGNQNRQKAHENLVEICDRFKQKAGKEGVFFRVIGNRTESQRPYYKSNVIERIKAKGLDREGFLTVSEPEFEISDYLSAFDVFLLTSKAEGVPTVILESMASSLPIVTSDVGAISEVVKDKVNGCLYQLDDLDKAVDYLIHHSLNPNDIERIGELNKCEAIEKYDVSECARIHISAFKLAMDQS
- a CDS encoding polysaccharide pyruvyl transferase family protein, coding for MNILILGHFGGHNTGDEAMLYGLLTQLNVDSDFKIHLVTKGRSEDYFFDFPITIVKPGVNQILASLKNSDFVILCGGTHFHDDYVFSRYLRHVRYLSRYLGIFTLAKFSGKKVCLIANGLGPYKFGFTKVLTQAAIRLSNLTTVRDRASYEEIESLGMVSGKTSLSFDLAALLPLTRTETDPNLIGVSLTPLHYYNEDGEDLNQLYQDQVFYGIDKAMKANKDLKVKIFIIRGGDRESDVKISNFLFERLVEIFGESRVLLSEFNYNPIVTLNEIAECKGGFIASRYHSAMLGYISSLPLLFLAYHRKLEDLAFDVKLDHDACVPLSHRILRTDKIKNSIYELSIGDQRFIAAVNPEVMVKKSLENIHLLEDLIRQTN
- a CDS encoding O-antigen ligase family protein, which codes for MRNLFIGILCFLLIFSTEIDFDFMTNSDAIRPAVLACLLLLSFVFFAKNFKIPKLNSLAYKFLLAYLFYLFFNMILSIPYEGKINSIVGIYSCFLFSLFFYKNFEYSTIVKSVSYSVFIVSFLGVILFFVSPAFALNHEEFFRFKGLFNHSQRFSLILATGLIILVVDRYKRKLEFFDYLKFIILFVLLLLTKTRANTTFVILIFLIDYFRNVNKIFLILFSIIFFISFIYFDLLDNFTNIYSRDSADVTELTGRTKLWELLMPEIASNLLIGHGFGLFKTGPIPVFSWTPTHAHNLWLMQLYETGIIGTLLFSLFLIYSFSIAIKHKNIFGYSYLYYLIIFIFLSSLTGLIIGGLATPLYFIFFIFLFKEIDRVYGIS
- a CDS encoding glycosyltransferase family 2 protein, translated to MKEMLPKVSIVTGFYNREDYVEDSIKSLLNQDYENLEIIIFDDCSTDRTFEKIGEICGDNFKVHLIKHERNLGFVKGMINAINCSSGEFIAVHGSGDISLPNRVSKQVGFLNANPTLVGVGCYYANVDFANDVYKKVKRDGPFDFNCFYKSNPFSHGEVMYRKSVYHKVGGYRDIFKFSQDLDLWLRMSKEGEFGCVKEILYERIINFTGASYSPSKIILQRKYSILAKELNTLGLVKQNEIISYANEIGVHQYINSRHPLVQKHLFYMFNVLSAKNQLRDIEVFLNNSYGIRYYYYYLISYFMNFNFFKYSINRLYKIFINR